aataaataaaaggtccTCAACcaatatttgttaatttttttttatggaggcgTCATTTTCTTATACATCTTTTACTATCAACTTTTTAAAGCGTGAAGTTTTCTTAGGATTTATTCTTGGTGGGGAACCAGGGTTTAAATTTATGCCTCTAGATTTAAGAAAACAATAGGTTAATTTTTCTACGAATTCAGGCTATCagaaaggaaaacaatgcaatCACTTACTGGCATTGCGGGTGACCATTTGAGGCAAAAGATGTCATGAAAGACTGTGAGAAAAATCACTCCTGTTGACAGAGTTCCTTTAATCCGCCATCTTTttgctctattctggagaacgggAATAGCATACAAAACACGCAAGGTGGCGCTGTTggctaaaaagagaaaaaaaaaaaaaccaccagcaCAGTGGATGCTGCAGATTCCAGCGTCTAGAGAAAATCGTGAGGATAGGACTTGGGGACGAGTGGAGCTACCTCCCCACAATTATTGCCATTATCCAGCTCATTTCTAAGGATTTCGGTTACTGCCATTTCCGAGAGCTGTCTGAGGCCGAGAGGAAGCGTTTTTGAAGACTGAAAGAAAGAATGGAGGCCGGCGTGCAGAAAAGGCAAGTcttatttctttgtgtatttttggGTGTGTCCTGGGCTGGCGCGGAACCGCTTCGCTATTTTGTGGCGGAGGAAACCGAGAGAGGCACGTTTCTGGCCAACCTTGCAAATGACCTGGGCTTGGGGATGGGGGAACTGTCAGCCCGAGGATCTAGAATCGTTTCAGACCGGAACATGCCATTTTTACTACTCAGTCCGCTTACTGGGGATTTAATACTAAATGAGAAATTGGACCGAGAGGAACTGTGCGGCCCCACGGATCCCTGTGTGCTGCCTTTCCAGTTATTACTGGAAAAGCCTTTTCAGATTTTCCGCGCTGAACTATGGGTCAGAGACATCAACGATCATTCTCCAGTATTTCTAGATAGAGAAATTCCCTTGAAAATATTAGAAAGTACCACTCCGGGGGAGGCATTTCTCCTAGAACGTGCACAGGATTCAGATGTTGGAGTCAACGGCCTGAGTAACTACACCATCAGCCCGAATGCCTATTTCCATATTAACGTCCATGATAGTGGTGAGGGGACTGTCTATCCCGAACTGATACTGGATGAAGTGCTGGACCGCGAGGAAGTGCCTGAGCTCAGTTTAATCCTCACAGCCTTGGATGGTGGCTCTCCGCCAAGGTCAGGGACCGCCCTGGTACGCATCCTTGTCCTGGACATTAATGACAACGCCCCTAAATTTGTGCAGCCGGTCTACAAGGTGGAAGTGCCCGAGAACAGCCCCATCAGCTCTCTGGTTGTCGCTGTGTCTGCTAGTGACTTAGATGCCGGAAGCAACGGAGAAATAGTTTATGCATTTTTTTATGCCACTGAAAGAATTCTCAAAACGTTTCAAATCGATTCAGCATCTGGCGATCTTTATCTTAGAGCCGAGTTGGACTATGAGGCAATTCAAACTTATACATTAACTATTCAGGCCAAAGACGGCGGAGGGCTTTCTGGGAAATGTACGGTGGTGGTCCAGGTAACAGATACAAATGATAACCCACCGGAACTGCTCATGTCATCACTTACTAGCCCAATAGCAGAAAACTCACCCGAGACAGTCGTTGCTGTTTTTAGGATTAGGGACAGAGATTCAGGGAACAATGGAAAAATGGTGTGCACCATCCAGGACGATCTCCCCTTTCTCCTGAAGCCATCGGTTGAGAATTTCTACACTTTGGTAACAGAGAAACCTTTGGACAGAGAGTGGAACGCTGACTACAACGTCACAATCACTGTCACCGACTTGGGGTCCCCCAGACTGAAAACTGAGCACAGCATAAGAGTGCTGGTCTCCGACGTCAATGACAACGCCCCAGCTTTCACACAAACCTCCTACACCCTGTTCATCCGCGAGAATAGCAGCCCCGCCCTCCACATGGGCAGCGTCAGCGCCACAGACAGAGACTCAGGCTCCAACGCCCAAGTCACCTACTCGCTGCTGCCACCCCAGGACCCGCACCTCCCCCTCGCCTCCTTGGTCTCCATCAACGCGGACAACGGACACCTCTTTGCCCTCAGGTCGCTGGATTATGAGGCCCTGCGAGCCTTCGAGTTCCGCGTGGGCGCGATAGACGCAGGTTCCCCCGCGCTGAGCAGCGAGGCGCTGGTGCGCGTGGAGGTCATGGACGAAAACGACAACTCGCCCTTCGTGCTGTACCCGCTGCAGAACGACTCTGCTCCCTGCACAGAGCTGGTGCCCAGGGCTGCCGAGGCGGGCTACCTGGTGACCAAGGTGGTGGCAGTGGACAGCGACTCGGGCCAGAACGCCTGGCTGTCCTACCAGCTGCTCAAGGCCACGGAGCCCGGACTGTTCAGCGTGTGGGCGCACAATGGCGAGGTGCGCACAGCCAGACTGCTGAGCGAGCGCGACGCCGCCAAGCACAGACTCGTCGTGCTGGTCAAGGACAATGGCGAGCAGCCAATGTCTGCCAGCGTCACGCTGCACGTGCTCCTGGTGGATGGGTTCTCGCAGCCCTACCTGCCGCTCCCAGAGGCGGCCCTGGCTGAGGCTCAGGCCGACTCGCTCACGATCTACTTGGTCATTGCGTTGGCGTCGGTCTCCTCGCTCTTCTTGTTTTCCGTGCTCTCGTTCGTCGCTGTGCGGCTGTGCAGGAGGAACAGGGCTCCCCCGGTGAGTCGCTGCTTGGTGCCTGAGGGCCACTTTCCAGACCACTTGGTGGACATCAGCGGTACTGGGACTCTGTCCCAGACCTACCAGTACCAGGTGTGTCTGACAGGAGGTTCTGGGACCAGTGAGTTCAAATTCCTGAAACCAATTATCCCGAATCTTCCACCTCAGAGCACTGAGAGAGAAGTGGAAGAAAATCTCTCATTTCGGAATAATTTGGGTTTTTGATAAGGAGTGAAAAATAAGTGATATTGTGTCTGTGAATACATTCCTAGTAAGAAATTTATTCCGAgacacctgtaaaaaaaaaaaaagtgctttcacATTATTTCAGTACTCTGAAAGTCAAAGAATAATTTTCTTTACACAGAAAGGGATCCAGCTTCAGCGCTAAAAAGCCCTCCACAAAGCATGGGATTTATGTGTGTCATATTTAATCTTAAACAATTATGCTTACTGCCCAGTGTAGTACATAATAAATCTGTTTGGAGATGCTttaaattcctttttattgtctTCCATCTTTATTGCTCTTTTCATTTTCTGAGTTGATTAGAGTGCTGAACGAGTATGCATACACCAAATTTCGAAAGCACAGATTTTAGAGTTTTTAAGCTTTAATACTTTTAGCATTTACTCTGTATCATACatcattttaatacttttaatATCAGAAGTAAATCCACAAGGAGACATGTTTTATAAATGCGGAAATGAGTGTTCACAGAGGTTCAGTAAGTTCACCAATTAATAAGTGGCAAAGCTAAGCATCTGTCCGATCGGTGATCTGTGAGCATCTCTCTGGTCTGCCTGGCTCTGTCAGTTTCCTTGTCACCATGCCTTACTGATTTCTGTCATTATAATTTAGCATTTGCCAAATTTCCTTCCTGATTAAGGAGAAGAAATCTTTCTCTCATATTTGTACTCCTGTTTAGAGGTTTACAGATTTTAGACATAATAATGTCTATGGTTTGTATTTTCTTAAAGACCAATGGCCCAGCTTTTCTGGATCAATTAATTATTATCAATGCCCTAATTCAACCAaattccaagttaaaaaaaaaatcaacctgtgCTTTCTGCTTGTTACCTGAATAGCTACATTTCATTTCACAGAAAAGATGAGTGGTCATGAATAGGATCATTACAAAATTTTGACTACATCATCAGCTTATATATTTTCCTCACATTTCAGTAATTTTTCTACAGTATTCCCTACCtacttttgtgatttttctagCTGTAAttgaaaagtttattttaaatgagTTTCCCCACTCCATATATTGTAGTGCTGCATCAGGGAATTATAAGAAATAGAATAGTTTTAGATAcataatattaaagaaaaacaaatgattcCTAAGTTAATTAAAGATTCTGGGAGTTAAGGAGAATCTGTATTTGTTACGATAATCTATAACTcctgttctttaaaaaatgttcagaTAATTTCAGCAAACTCATAATTCTGAAAATGTTACAAACTGATGCTGATGACTCTAAAATTAGTATAGGTAGTCCAGACCTACTAGGAGCTCTGTTCTGAcaactccatcataagtcagttctgacgtaagccaaatacctctttttgtgtgtgtgcatagccTGCTATAGGGCAGTGCTTGAAcggtaaatcataacattgaacacctGTGAGCGAATATCTGAGAATGATATCAGCAAATTCTGCCCTGCAACATTGTGTGTAGTATGTATTACTAATGGtaccaaaccccaaaccaaatccgttgtcaaggagtcgattccgactcatagtgacactataggacagagtagaactgccccataggatttccaaggagcgcctggtggatttgaactgctgaccttttagttagcaaccatagctcttaaccattattccatcagggtttccattactaatgataaaaaaaaaattttttgtaatgATAAGATGAACCAAAAAACAGACGGTGTTAAGTGTGGGGATCACCCAGACTACTATTGTATATCATTATTAAGATATAGTCTaaggactacaaaaaaaaaaaaagcagtggtaAAGTCTTAAATTGTTTTCATAGCCTCAAAATAAAAGTGTTCAGTTTCTTCAAGAAATCAGTAacatggaaaaaaggaagagggaGGTTTATACAACAAAAGAACTTAAGAGGCATGCCAACCAAATGCAATCTGTAGGCCTTGTTTGGATCTTGATTCACAAAGCAACAACTTAGAATTGGAGAAAACTGAATACAGATGTCAATAATATTAAGGTATTAATAAGTAATTCTCATAGATTTGATAATAGCATTGTAATTAAGTTGGATTTTTAAGGTATTAACATTTACAGATATgtaatgaagtatttttttttaatgaagtattaaagaaaaaaaaccaaacccagtgcccgttgagtcgattccgactcatagcggccctataggacagagtagaactgctccatagagtttccaaggagctcctggcggattcgaactgccgagcctttggttagcagctgtagcactcaaccactatgctaccaggatttccaatgAAGTATACATGGGTAAAATTTTAGGTTGCCTGAGATATGAGAATGTTGACGGAATAGAATAAAGTAAATGTTGATAATTATTGAAATTAATTATGAGTATATAGGTCCATCATACTATTTTCTTTGTGGAATttgacatttttcaaaataaattttttaaaattttgattctgTGTGAAAAGAAGTGGAAGTAATAAAGGAGATATTGTTATGAGATACAGAACCATCTCTGCTGTCACCTCTATTTAAATAAACACTCCAGTCTTTCTTTGTTCAACCACCTTCATCATTTAAACTGGTAACTTCTGAGATAATCCTGCTCACGCACCTTCTTCTACCATGTGAATTTTGAGGTGTTTCTGTGTTCATAGCAATGGATTCATTCAGACTCAAGTACCTGGTTGCATTAAATTCCACGTCTGGTTTGTTTCTTGGGTGCTGTCTAGCAGTGCACCAAAGGACTTTATCAGGAACTTGTTTTTTCTGCCCTGCAGTCTCACAGACTAGTCTAGTCAAAGgcttctttcattttattattcaCAATAAAATAGAAATGACAAAGATGTATTACAAATAGGTGCAATGCAATTGTGAAATTGTATTTCTTGGCCAAAGGAACCAATAGGCTCATCTGTAAATATTCTATGCTTGA
The window above is part of the Elephas maximus indicus isolate mEleMax1 chromosome 2, mEleMax1 primary haplotype, whole genome shotgun sequence genome. Proteins encoded here:
- the PCDHB7 gene encoding protocadherin beta-7 isoform X1; protein product: MEAGVQKRQVLFLCVFLGVSWAGAEPLRYFVAEETERGTFLANLANDLGLGMGELSARGSRIVSDRNMPFLLLSPLTGDLILNEKLDREELCGPTDPCVLPFQLLLEKPFQIFRAELWVRDINDHSPVFLDREIPLKILESTTPGEAFLLERAQDSDVGVNGLSNYTISPNAYFHINVHDSGEGTVYPELILDEVLDREEVPELSLILTALDGGSPPRSGTALVRILVLDINDNAPKFVQPVYKVEVPENSPISSLVVAVSASDLDAGSNGEIVYAFFYATERILKTFQIDSASGDLYLRAELDYEAIQTYTLTIQAKDGGGLSGKCTVVVQVTDTNDNPPELLMSSLTSPIAENSPETVVAVFRIRDRDSGNNGKMVCTIQDDLPFLLKPSVENFYTLVTEKPLDREWNADYNVTITVTDLGSPRLKTEHSIRVLVSDVNDNAPAFTQTSYTLFIRENSSPALHMGSVSATDRDSGSNAQVTYSLLPPQDPHLPLASLVSINADNGHLFALRSLDYEALRAFEFRVGAIDAGSPALSSEALVRVEVMDENDNSPFVLYPLQNDSAPCTELVPRAAEAGYLVTKVVAVDSDSGQNAWLSYQLLKATEPGLFSVWAHNGEVRTARLLSERDAAKHRLVVLVKDNGEQPMSASVTLHVLLVDGFSQPYLPLPEAALAEAQADSLTIYLVIALASVSSLFLFSVLSFVAVRLCRRNRAPPVSRCLVPEGHFPDHLVDISGTGTLSQTYQYQVCLTGGSGTSEFKFLKPIIPNLPPQSTEREVEENLSFRNNLGF
- the PCDHB7 gene encoding protocadherin beta-7 isoform X2; protein product: MEAGVQKRQVLFLCVFLGVSWAGAEPLRYFVAEETERGTFLANLANDLGLGMGELSARGSRIVSDRNMPFLLLSPLTGDLILNEKLDREELCGPTDPCVLPFQLLLEKPFQIFRAELWVRDINDHSPVFLDREIPLKILESTTPGEAFLLERAQDSDVGVNGLSNYTISPNAYFHINVHDSGEGTVYPELILDEVLDREEVPELSLILTALDGGSPPRSGTALVRILVLDINDNAPKFVQPVYKVEVPENSPISSLVVAVSASDLDAGSNGEIVYAFFYATERILKTFQIDSASGDLYLRAELDYEAIQTYTLTIQAKDGGGLSGKCTVVVQVTDTNDNPPELLMSSLTSPIAENSPETVVAVFRIRDRDSGNNGKMVCTIQDDLPFLLKPSVENFYTLVTEKPLDREWNADYNVTITVTDLGSPRLKTEHSIRVLVSDVNDNAPAFTQTSYTLFIRENSSPALHMGSVSATDRDSGSNAQVTYSLLPPQDPHLPLASLVSINADNGHLFALRSLDYEALRAFEFRVGAIDAGSPALSSEALVRVEVMDENDNSPFVLYPLQNDSAPCTELVPRAAEAGYLVTKVVAVDSDSGQNAWLSYQLLKATEPGLFSVWAHNGEVRTARLLSERDAAKHRLVVLVKDNGEQPMSASVTLHVLLVDGFSQPYLPLPEAALAEAQADSLTIYLVIALASVSSLFLFSVLSFVAVRLCRRNRAPPAKLTNRAWKTQEAWTPRKEDWEVKKTIHQDISEVSCGLIGLRYWGFTLQ
- the PCDHB7 gene encoding protocadherin beta-7 isoform X3, with product MEAGVQKRQVLFLCVFLGVSWAGAEPLRYFVAEETERGTFLANLANDLGLGMGELSARGSRIVSDRNMPFLLLSPLTGDLILNEKLDREELCGPTDPCVLPFQLLLEKPFQIFRAELWVRDINDHSPVFLDREIPLKILESTTPGEAFLLERAQDSDVGVNGLSNYTISPNAYFHINVHDSGEGTVYPELILDEVLDREEVPELSLILTALDGGSPPRSGTALVRILVLDINDNAPKFVQPVYKVEVPENSPISSLVVAVSASDLDAGSNGEIVYAFFYATERILKTFQIDSASGDLYLRAELDYEAIQTYTLTIQAKDGGGLSGKCTVVVQVTDTNDNPPELLMSSLTSPIAENSPETVVAVFRIRDRDSGNNGKMVCTIQDDLPFLLKPSVENFYTLVTEKPLDREWNADYNVTITVTDLGSPRLKTEHSIRVLVSDVNDNAPAFTQTSYTLFIRENSSPALHMGSVSATDRDSGSNAQVTYSLLPPQDPHLPLASLVSINADNGHLFALRSLDYEALRAFEFRVGAIDAGSPALSSEALVRVEVMDENDNSPFVLYPLQNDSAPCTELVPRAAEAGYLVTKVVAVDSDSGQNAWLSYQLLKATEPGLFSVWAHNGEVRTARLLSERDAAKHRLVVLVKDNGEQPMSASVTLHVLLVDGFSQPYLPLPEAALAEAQADSLTIYLVIALASVSSLFLFSVLSFVAVRLCRRNRAPPSLEDTGSLDAKEGGLGGEKDYSPGYF